One Psychrobacillus glaciei genomic region harbors:
- a CDS encoding TniQ family protein, whose translation MCISKKLQNSSVLYGLPPIGKSTSDIESLTSYVSRLSSAHNLKVLDLFTKIVYPNLERETSTNVFQPTQSISINNSNIKTKEIVDVLSNLTTIKDLEELTLINFHYFMSSQELRTNKFWCPYCLQEYRNQNKIVYEKLLWNFEVVDICLKHRCKLVNCCPSCKSEQFLLKRKGEVGLCDKCATWLGSENTVAKEKIPDEYFCWQKWVVENIQELLKINTQERIENNIRWIDYGENIKEIIEMSKQKYKLKMNDICSLSNISRKTFYNWVSGKRKASLYSLLKFGYITNATLKNYFSKDFNMGLEIRSLPLLINENPFYSKPDKNERVKLKEELRKIINEYEEISSPILNLLQISRRLGYTRPTTIREKFPEDIKIIKRKQNEYQRELNDIKDKKKHELKAVIIKLLNDGIYPSERKILAEINNPSFFWVSTNRVLLNELCNELGIVRRKWTWKND comes from the coding sequence ATGTGTATTTCGAAGAAATTACAAAATAGTAGTGTACTTTATGGACTGCCCCCAATTGGAAAAAGTACATCTGACATTGAAAGTCTAACAAGTTATGTTTCAAGACTTAGTTCTGCACATAATTTAAAAGTATTAGATCTATTTACTAAAATTGTTTATCCTAACCTTGAAAGAGAAACATCAACCAATGTTTTTCAACCGACACAATCAATCTCAATTAATAATTCGAATATAAAAACAAAAGAAATTGTAGATGTCTTATCAAATCTAACAACAATAAAAGATTTGGAAGAGCTTACATTAATAAATTTTCATTACTTTATGTCAAGCCAAGAATTACGGACAAATAAATTTTGGTGTCCCTATTGTCTTCAAGAATATAGAAACCAAAATAAAATAGTTTATGAAAAATTATTATGGAACTTTGAAGTAGTAGATATTTGTTTGAAACATAGATGTAAGTTAGTAAATTGTTGTCCCTCCTGTAAATCAGAACAGTTTCTATTGAAAAGAAAGGGGGAGGTAGGACTTTGTGATAAATGCGCTACTTGGTTAGGTTCTGAGAATACAGTGGCTAAAGAAAAAATACCGGATGAATATTTTTGCTGGCAAAAATGGGTTGTAGAAAATATTCAAGAGTTACTAAAAATAAATACACAAGAACGAATTGAAAATAATATAAGATGGATTGATTATGGTGAAAATATTAAAGAAATCATAGAGATGAGTAAACAAAAATATAAACTAAAAATGAATGATATCTGTAGTCTGTCAAACATTTCACGGAAAACATTTTATAATTGGGTGAGTGGGAAACGAAAAGCTTCCCTTTATTCATTGTTAAAATTTGGTTATATAACAAACGCAACACTTAAGAATTATTTTTCAAAAGATTTTAACATGGGTTTGGAAATTCGAAGTTTACCTTTACTTATTAATGAAAATCCTTTTTATTCAAAACCTGATAAAAATGAGAGAGTGAAGTTAAAGGAAGAACTAAGAAAAATAATAAATGAATATGAAGAAATCAGTAGTCCTATCCTTAATTTATTGCAAATTTCCAGAAGATTAGGATATACTCGTCCAACAACAATACGAGAAAAATTCCCAGAAGACATAAAAATAATAAAAAGGAAACAAAATGAATATCAGAGAGAATTAAATGATATCAAAGATAAGAAGAAACATGAATTAAAAGCGGTTATTATAAAATTACTAAATGATGGAATATATCCTTCTGAGAGAAAAATTTTAGCAGAAATCAATAACCCCTCTTTCTTTTGGGTAAGTACCAATAGAGTGTTATTAAATGAACTATGTAATGAACTTGGTATTGTCCGAAGGAAATGGACTTGGAAAAATGATTAG
- a CDS encoding AAA family ATPase — protein MAKKQRLFDEELLTKTKEERENFFNEYTISHPKMKQVLLDLKNEIYKGSQNIIMVVGPSGVGKSRLFNAAIKSVLKDMEEDIYNDRSIIPITGIELPNPDLGKFNWKDFYYRVLTSLNEPLIDYKIDIGKLKKENNISLRYGSASELRRSLESAVFYRKTKALLIDEAQHFFKINGEKRGDGEKNQKQFNSIKSIANMSNTKIVLFGTYELNEVINLDGQLSRRVKEIHFSRYDYYNKGTEKKNFLSLLLTFQKLLPVQEEPDLIGYSEYLYENSIGCAGILKNWLQRCLSDAIENNEKTVTYTNLRNNVLQARKLITLANEAITGEFIFKESNNDKDELRALLEMKQTEKKEDIKVKNNPAPGKRKPERDNVGLDKV, from the coding sequence ATGGCAAAGAAGCAGAGATTATTTGATGAAGAACTACTAACCAAAACAAAAGAAGAACGGGAAAATTTTTTTAATGAATATACTATTAGCCATCCAAAAATGAAACAAGTTTTACTCGATTTAAAAAATGAAATTTACAAAGGTTCACAAAATATTATCATGGTGGTTGGTCCGTCAGGGGTTGGAAAGTCAAGGCTATTCAATGCAGCAATTAAATCTGTATTAAAGGATATGGAAGAGGATATTTATAATGATAGAAGTATTATACCTATTACTGGCATAGAACTTCCTAATCCGGATTTAGGTAAGTTCAATTGGAAGGATTTTTATTATCGAGTCCTCACTTCACTTAATGAACCTTTAATAGATTATAAGATTGATATAGGTAAATTAAAGAAAGAAAATAATATTTCTTTACGTTATGGGTCTGCTTCTGAATTACGTAGATCATTAGAAAGCGCTGTTTTTTATAGAAAAACAAAGGCTCTTCTAATTGATGAGGCTCAACACTTTTTTAAAATTAATGGAGAAAAGAGAGGAGACGGTGAAAAAAATCAAAAACAATTTAATTCTATAAAATCGATTGCGAATATGAGTAATACAAAAATAGTCTTATTTGGGACTTATGAACTAAATGAAGTAATTAATTTAGACGGACAATTGTCTAGAAGGGTAAAAGAAATTCACTTTTCAAGATATGATTATTACAATAAGGGAACAGAAAAGAAAAATTTTCTTTCATTATTATTAACTTTTCAGAAATTGTTACCAGTTCAAGAGGAGCCAGATTTAATAGGTTACTCTGAGTACTTATATGAAAATTCTATTGGATGTGCAGGTATATTAAAAAATTGGTTGCAAAGATGTTTGTCAGATGCAATTGAAAATAATGAAAAAACAGTTACCTACACTAATTTAAGGAATAATGTTTTACAAGCAAGAAAATTAATAACATTAGCTAATGAAGCGATAACAGGAGAATTTATATTCAAGGAAAGTAATAATGATAAAGATGAACTTAGGGCTCTCCTTGAAATGAAACAAACAGAAAAGAAGGAAGATATAAAAGTAAAAAATAATCCTGCCCCGGGAAAAAGAAAACCGGAAAGAGACAATGTTGGTTTAGACAAGGTTTAA